One Papaver somniferum cultivar HN1 chromosome 10, ASM357369v1, whole genome shotgun sequence genomic window carries:
- the LOC113319616 gene encoding uncharacterized protein LOC113319616 isoform X2 has translation MSSWRSADRLLPYPGGDTQQPQEEEEEDDEEEEEQETAETKISVENNRIAEGVKLFDVVALMGGEGSTISGSGGVTRVSVSGEDISLVVQVQGSAAAAATTTTTSTVFQETVIKEIPNTSSEVGERKNDRLLVSQPHVLEHQKSGFVNEEGGGKKEDLSAGGVEKGKQIELVQDNVFSVGDFVWAKVKNQHWWPGQIYNPLDASSFALKNQEKNHLLVAYFGDQSYTWCKPSELKPFQENFDQIIMQTKAKKFRNAVKEVLNEIGRIVESQMTCSCIPMEAQIGIVKPLAVNPGIKGGVVVPDCRINEFSKMHFEPAKFVSILRYIAEIVVSPTSMLELIVFRRQLAAFNRSRSCGQVPMNQLIPEENARSEVTSKSRQSNGQTGDPEEDWLASPTIHGISQTSKENWSQISGDKSHQKKKQRTMVDIMANDMDVEPEKGETDAAEEEDTGKSVLTSRKRKKDEVLSDSNIADGDLGSGNSVSAMVENKDTNEGTADGEGSNAKHFSRERKKSKYLSPPYTNLGKGSKQWSHSEDSVTETPKGSKGSRVGRRMKKAIDQLFGSSPLVKCSSETFHKAPPEVSFDSMISEQKKIVSKQKSDEMFYEFVTAALDPMYLKENPSCSLIKGFFSIYRSSLYHDGSNYLMFNGGMAEQCDENGNQLEADHQTSKDQELKTLQTKDERMSIPDNDLKEVNLKDEKTLRSADNVAMIIKRKYEKKMQNPNSDPNIVSTKNENLQSPNGEPLRMKRKYEKKLKSPDSEPKNTEDDKMLQSANGEAKRVKRKYEKKLKSPNCEFDHIAGTANLQPNPSKEANGQTSGAVLLLNFASGVPLPTKGDLVKEFEKFGALIESKTEVLQDSSSAQVFYRSSTDAEAAFTSSGKITRFGPPNMVSYRLQYPSTTSKGPGLNETSSHQHLPGFSEQHSNSHQATPANQTMPVPPVEVRDPLEFMKQTLQMMTSTLEMSGDKLSPDMKAKLECEIRILLQKVTKGDSSSSQ, from the exons ATGTCAAGTTGGAGATCAGCGGATCGTTTATTACCATACCCAG GTGGGGATACTCAACaaccacaagaagaagaagaagaagacgacgagGAGGAGGAAGAACAAGAAACAGCTG AGACGAAGATTTCTGTTGAAAATAATAGGATCGCTGAAGGGGTTAAATTATTTGATGTAGTAGCACTAATGGGTGGTGAAGGAAGTACAATTTCGGGTTCTGGTGGAGTTACTAGGGTTAGTGTTTCAGGGGAAGATATTTCATTAGTGGTTCAAGTTcagggttctgctgctgctgctgctacgaCAACTACTACTAGTACTGTATTTCAAGAAACTGTGATCAAGGAGATTCCAAATACTAGTAGTGAAGTTGGGGAAAGAAAGAATGACAGGCTTCTTGTTTCTCAACCACACGTGTTGGAGCATCAAAAGAGtggttttgttaatgaggaaggTGGAGGAAAGAAAGAGGATTTGAGTGCTGGTGGTGTAGAAAAGGGGAAACAAATTGAGCTAGTGCAAGATAATGTGTTTTCAGTGGGTGATTTTGTATGGGCTAAAGTAAAGAATCAACATTGGTGGCCTGGTCAAATCTACAATCCTTTAGATGCGTCAAGTTTTGCGTTGAAGAATCAAGAAAAGAATCATCTTTTGGTTGCGTACTTTGGGGATCAAAGTTACACTTGGTGTAAACCATCTGAACTGAAACCGTTTCAAGAGAATTTTGATCAGATAATAATGCAAACTAAAGCGAAGAAATTTCGTAATGCTGTCAAGGAAGTGTTGAACGAGATTGGTAGAATTGTGGAATCACAGATGACTTGTTCTTGTATTCCAATGGAAGCTCAGATTGGAATAGTTAAACCATTAGCTGTGAACCCAGGAATAAAGGGTGGAGTCGTTGTGCCGGACTGTCGAATTAATGAGTTTTCAAAAATGCATTTCGAGCCTGCCAAGTTTGTTTCAATTCTTAGGTACATTGCAGAAATAGTAGTTTCTCCAACCAGTATGCTCGAACTTATAGTGTTTCGGAGACAGCTGGCGGCATTTAATAGGTCAAGGAGTTGTGGCCAAGTACCTATGAACCAACTAATCCCAGAAGAGAATGCTAGAAGTGAGGTGACCAGCAAAAGCCGCCAGTCTAATGGGCAAACAGGAGACCCTGAAGAAGACTGGCTTGCTTCTCCAACAATCCACGGAATTAGCCAAACCTCGAAAGAGAACTGGTCACAGATTTCAGGGGACAAGTCGCAtcagaagaaaaaacaaagaacaatggTCGACATCATGGCGAATGACATGGATGTTGAACCTGAGAAAGGTGAGACtgatgctgctgaagaagaagatacaGGAAAATCAGTTTTGACGTCCaggaagagaaagaaagatgagGTTTTATCAGACAGTAACATTGCTGATGGTGATTTAGGTAGTGGAAATTCGGTTTCTGCAATGGTAGAGAATAAAGACACGAATGAAGGAACTGCTGATGGTGAAGGAAGTAATGCCAAACATTTTTCAAGGGAAAGGAAGAAGAGCAAGTACTTATCTCCTCCATACACAAATTTAGGCAAAGGAAGTAAACAATGGTCTCATTCAGAAGATTCAGTAACTGAAACCCCAAAGGGTTCAAAAGGTTCCCGTGTAGGGAGGAGAATGAAAAAGGCCATAGACCAACTTTTTGGGTCTAGTCCACTTGTTAAATGTAGCAGTGAAACATTCCACAAGGCTCCACCCGAGGTGTCTTTCGATTCCATGATATCTGAGCAGAAAAAGATTGTTTCCAAACAGAAGTCAGATGAGATGTTTTATGAGTTTGTCACTGCAGCTTTGGATCCTATGTATCTGAAGGAAAATCCTTCTTGCAGCTTAATCAAGGGATTCTTTTCAATTTATAGAAGTTCGTTGTATCATGACGGCTCCAATTACCTAATGTTTAATGGCGGCATGGCTGAACAGTGTGATGAGAATGGAAACCAATTAGAGGCTGACCACCAAACATCCAAGGATCAAGAACTTAAAACATTGCAAACGAAGGATGAGAGGATGTCGATTCCAGATAATGATTTGAAAGAAGTCAATTTGAAGGATGAGAAAACACTGCGGAGTGCTGATAATGTGGcaatgattatcaaaagaaagTATGAGAAGAAGATGCAGAATCCTAACAGTGATCCAAATATTGTCAGTACTAAGAATGAGAACTTGCAGAGTCCTAACGGCGAgcccttgagaatgaagaggaagtatgaaaaaaaattgaagagtCCTGATAGTGAGCCTAAGAATACAGAGGATGATAAAATGTTGCAAAGTGCTAATGGTGAAGCGAAGAGAGTCAAAAGAAAGTACGAGAAAAAGTTGAAGAGCCCGAACTGCGAATTTGATCATATTGCTGGAACAGCAAATCTTCAGCCGAATCCTAGTAAAGAAGCCAATGGTCAAACCTCGGGGGcagttcttcttttgaattttgctTCAGGAGTCCCTTTGCCAACCAAAGGCGATCTAGTAAAAGAGTTCGAAAAGTTTGGGGCTCTGATTGAGTCGAAAACCGAGGTGTTACAGGATTCTAGTTCGGCCCAAGTTTTTTACAGAAGCAGCACCGACGCAGAAGCCGCCTTCACCAGTTCAGGAAAGATCACTAGATTTGGACCTCCTAACATGGTTAGTTATAGGCTCCAGTATCCCTCCACAACTTCCAAAGGACCCGGTCTTAATGAAACCAGCTCTCATCAGCATCTTCCGGGGTTTTCTGAACAGCATAGTAACTCTCATCAGGCTACTCCAGCAAATCAAACCATGCCTGTTCCTCCTGTCGAAGTCAGAGATCCACTGGAATTTATGAAGCAGACACTTCAGATGATGACCTCAACACTGGAGATGTCTGGGGATAAGCTGTCACCAGATATGAAAGCTAAGTTAGAGTGTGAAATTAGAATCTTGTTGCAGAAGGTAACCAAAGGAGATTCATCCTCTTCCCAGTAG
- the LOC113319616 gene encoding uncharacterized protein LOC113319616 isoform X6: MSSWRSADRLLPYPGGDTQQPQEEEEEDDEEEEEQETAALMGGEGSTISGSGGVTRVSVSGEDISLVVQVQGSAAAAATTTTTSTVFQETVIKEIPNTSSEVGERKNDRLLVSQPHVLEHQKSGFVNEEGGGKKEDLSAGGVEKGKQIELVQDNVFSVGDFVWAKVKNQHWWPGQIYNPLDASSFALKNQEKNHLLVAYFGDQSYTWCKPSELKPFQENFDQIIMQTKAKKFRNAVKEVLNEIGRIVESQMTCSCIPMEAQIGIVKPLAVNPGIKGGVVVPDCRINEFSKMHFEPAKFVSILRYIAEIVVSPTSMLELIVFRRQLAAFNRSRSCGQVPMNQLIPEENARSEVTSKSRQSNGQTGDPEEDWLASPTIHGISQTSKENWSQISGDKSHQKKKQRTMVDIMANDMDVEPEKGETDAAEEEDTGKSVLTSRKRKKDEVLSDSNIADGDLGSGNSVSAMVENKDTNEGTADGEGSNAKHFSRERKKSKYLSPPYTNLGKGSKQWSHSEDSVTETPKGSKGSRVGRRMKKAIDQLFGSSPLVKCSSETFHKAPPEVSFDSMISEQKKIVSKQKSDEMFYEFVTAALDPMYLKENPSCSLIKGFFSIYRSSLYHDGSNYLMFNGGMAEQCDENGNQLEADHQTSKDQELKTLQTKDERMSIPDNDLKEVNLKDEKTLRSADNVAMIIKRKYEKKMQNPNSDPNIVSTKNENLQSPNGEPLRMKRKYEKKLKSPDSEPKNTEDDKMLQSANGEAKRVKRKYEKKLKSPNCEFDHIAGTANLQPNPSKEANGQTSGAVLLLNFASGVPLPTKGDLVKEFEKFGALIESKTEVLQDSSSAQVFYRSSTDAEAAFTSSGKITRFGPPNMVSYRLQYPSTTSKGPGLNETSSHQHLPGFSEQHSNSHQATPANQTMPVPPVEVRDPLEFMKQTLQMMTSTLEMSGDKLSPDMKAKLECEIRILLQKVTKGDSSSSQ; the protein is encoded by the exons ATGTCAAGTTGGAGATCAGCGGATCGTTTATTACCATACCCAG GTGGGGATACTCAACaaccacaagaagaagaagaagaagacgacgagGAGGAGGAAGAACAAGAAACAGCTG CACTAATGGGTGGTGAAGGAAGTACAATTTCGGGTTCTGGTGGAGTTACTAGGGTTAGTGTTTCAGGGGAAGATATTTCATTAGTGGTTCAAGTTcagggttctgctgctgctgctgctacgaCAACTACTACTAGTACTGTATTTCAAGAAACTGTGATCAAGGAGATTCCAAATACTAGTAGTGAAGTTGGGGAAAGAAAGAATGACAGGCTTCTTGTTTCTCAACCACACGTGTTGGAGCATCAAAAGAGtggttttgttaatgaggaaggTGGAGGAAAGAAAGAGGATTTGAGTGCTGGTGGTGTAGAAAAGGGGAAACAAATTGAGCTAGTGCAAGATAATGTGTTTTCAGTGGGTGATTTTGTATGGGCTAAAGTAAAGAATCAACATTGGTGGCCTGGTCAAATCTACAATCCTTTAGATGCGTCAAGTTTTGCGTTGAAGAATCAAGAAAAGAATCATCTTTTGGTTGCGTACTTTGGGGATCAAAGTTACACTTGGTGTAAACCATCTGAACTGAAACCGTTTCAAGAGAATTTTGATCAGATAATAATGCAAACTAAAGCGAAGAAATTTCGTAATGCTGTCAAGGAAGTGTTGAACGAGATTGGTAGAATTGTGGAATCACAGATGACTTGTTCTTGTATTCCAATGGAAGCTCAGATTGGAATAGTTAAACCATTAGCTGTGAACCCAGGAATAAAGGGTGGAGTCGTTGTGCCGGACTGTCGAATTAATGAGTTTTCAAAAATGCATTTCGAGCCTGCCAAGTTTGTTTCAATTCTTAGGTACATTGCAGAAATAGTAGTTTCTCCAACCAGTATGCTCGAACTTATAGTGTTTCGGAGACAGCTGGCGGCATTTAATAGGTCAAGGAGTTGTGGCCAAGTACCTATGAACCAACTAATCCCAGAAGAGAATGCTAGAAGTGAGGTGACCAGCAAAAGCCGCCAGTCTAATGGGCAAACAGGAGACCCTGAAGAAGACTGGCTTGCTTCTCCAACAATCCACGGAATTAGCCAAACCTCGAAAGAGAACTGGTCACAGATTTCAGGGGACAAGTCGCAtcagaagaaaaaacaaagaacaatggTCGACATCATGGCGAATGACATGGATGTTGAACCTGAGAAAGGTGAGACtgatgctgctgaagaagaagatacaGGAAAATCAGTTTTGACGTCCaggaagagaaagaaagatgagGTTTTATCAGACAGTAACATTGCTGATGGTGATTTAGGTAGTGGAAATTCGGTTTCTGCAATGGTAGAGAATAAAGACACGAATGAAGGAACTGCTGATGGTGAAGGAAGTAATGCCAAACATTTTTCAAGGGAAAGGAAGAAGAGCAAGTACTTATCTCCTCCATACACAAATTTAGGCAAAGGAAGTAAACAATGGTCTCATTCAGAAGATTCAGTAACTGAAACCCCAAAGGGTTCAAAAGGTTCCCGTGTAGGGAGGAGAATGAAAAAGGCCATAGACCAACTTTTTGGGTCTAGTCCACTTGTTAAATGTAGCAGTGAAACATTCCACAAGGCTCCACCCGAGGTGTCTTTCGATTCCATGATATCTGAGCAGAAAAAGATTGTTTCCAAACAGAAGTCAGATGAGATGTTTTATGAGTTTGTCACTGCAGCTTTGGATCCTATGTATCTGAAGGAAAATCCTTCTTGCAGCTTAATCAAGGGATTCTTTTCAATTTATAGAAGTTCGTTGTATCATGACGGCTCCAATTACCTAATGTTTAATGGCGGCATGGCTGAACAGTGTGATGAGAATGGAAACCAATTAGAGGCTGACCACCAAACATCCAAGGATCAAGAACTTAAAACATTGCAAACGAAGGATGAGAGGATGTCGATTCCAGATAATGATTTGAAAGAAGTCAATTTGAAGGATGAGAAAACACTGCGGAGTGCTGATAATGTGGcaatgattatcaaaagaaagTATGAGAAGAAGATGCAGAATCCTAACAGTGATCCAAATATTGTCAGTACTAAGAATGAGAACTTGCAGAGTCCTAACGGCGAgcccttgagaatgaagaggaagtatgaaaaaaaattgaagagtCCTGATAGTGAGCCTAAGAATACAGAGGATGATAAAATGTTGCAAAGTGCTAATGGTGAAGCGAAGAGAGTCAAAAGAAAGTACGAGAAAAAGTTGAAGAGCCCGAACTGCGAATTTGATCATATTGCTGGAACAGCAAATCTTCAGCCGAATCCTAGTAAAGAAGCCAATGGTCAAACCTCGGGGGcagttcttcttttgaattttgctTCAGGAGTCCCTTTGCCAACCAAAGGCGATCTAGTAAAAGAGTTCGAAAAGTTTGGGGCTCTGATTGAGTCGAAAACCGAGGTGTTACAGGATTCTAGTTCGGCCCAAGTTTTTTACAGAAGCAGCACCGACGCAGAAGCCGCCTTCACCAGTTCAGGAAAGATCACTAGATTTGGACCTCCTAACATGGTTAGTTATAGGCTCCAGTATCCCTCCACAACTTCCAAAGGACCCGGTCTTAATGAAACCAGCTCTCATCAGCATCTTCCGGGGTTTTCTGAACAGCATAGTAACTCTCATCAGGCTACTCCAGCAAATCAAACCATGCCTGTTCCTCCTGTCGAAGTCAGAGATCCACTGGAATTTATGAAGCAGACACTTCAGATGATGACCTCAACACTGGAGATGTCTGGGGATAAGCTGTCACCAGATATGAAAGCTAAGTTAGAGTGTGAAATTAGAATCTTGTTGCAGAAGGTAACCAAAGGAGATTCATCCTCTTCCCAGTAG
- the LOC113319616 gene encoding uncharacterized protein LOC113319616 isoform X5 produces MSSWRSADRLLPYPGGDTQQPQEEEEEDDEEEEEQETAVALMGGEGSTISGSGGVTRVSVSGEDISLVVQVQGSAAAAATTTTTSTVFQETVIKEIPNTSSEVGERKNDRLLVSQPHVLEHQKSGFVNEEGGGKKEDLSAGGVEKGKQIELVQDNVFSVGDFVWAKVKNQHWWPGQIYNPLDASSFALKNQEKNHLLVAYFGDQSYTWCKPSELKPFQENFDQIIMQTKAKKFRNAVKEVLNEIGRIVESQMTCSCIPMEAQIGIVKPLAVNPGIKGGVVVPDCRINEFSKMHFEPAKFVSILRYIAEIVVSPTSMLELIVFRRQLAAFNRSRSCGQVPMNQLIPEENARSEVTSKSRQSNGQTGDPEEDWLASPTIHGISQTSKENWSQISGDKSHQKKKQRTMVDIMANDMDVEPEKGETDAAEEEDTGKSVLTSRKRKKDEVLSDSNIADGDLGSGNSVSAMVENKDTNEGTADGEGSNAKHFSRERKKSKYLSPPYTNLGKGSKQWSHSEDSVTETPKGSKGSRVGRRMKKAIDQLFGSSPLVKCSSETFHKAPPEVSFDSMISEQKKIVSKQKSDEMFYEFVTAALDPMYLKENPSCSLIKGFFSIYRSSLYHDGSNYLMFNGGMAEQCDENGNQLEADHQTSKDQELKTLQTKDERMSIPDNDLKEVNLKDEKTLRSADNVAMIIKRKYEKKMQNPNSDPNIVSTKNENLQSPNGEPLRMKRKYEKKLKSPDSEPKNTEDDKMLQSANGEAKRVKRKYEKKLKSPNCEFDHIAGTANLQPNPSKEANGQTSGAVLLLNFASGVPLPTKGDLVKEFEKFGALIESKTEVLQDSSSAQVFYRSSTDAEAAFTSSGKITRFGPPNMVSYRLQYPSTTSKGPGLNETSSHQHLPGFSEQHSNSHQATPANQTMPVPPVEVRDPLEFMKQTLQMMTSTLEMSGDKLSPDMKAKLECEIRILLQKVTKGDSSSSQ; encoded by the exons ATGTCAAGTTGGAGATCAGCGGATCGTTTATTACCATACCCAG GTGGGGATACTCAACaaccacaagaagaagaagaagaagacgacgagGAGGAGGAAGAACAAGAAACAGCTG TAGCACTAATGGGTGGTGAAGGAAGTACAATTTCGGGTTCTGGTGGAGTTACTAGGGTTAGTGTTTCAGGGGAAGATATTTCATTAGTGGTTCAAGTTcagggttctgctgctgctgctgctacgaCAACTACTACTAGTACTGTATTTCAAGAAACTGTGATCAAGGAGATTCCAAATACTAGTAGTGAAGTTGGGGAAAGAAAGAATGACAGGCTTCTTGTTTCTCAACCACACGTGTTGGAGCATCAAAAGAGtggttttgttaatgaggaaggTGGAGGAAAGAAAGAGGATTTGAGTGCTGGTGGTGTAGAAAAGGGGAAACAAATTGAGCTAGTGCAAGATAATGTGTTTTCAGTGGGTGATTTTGTATGGGCTAAAGTAAAGAATCAACATTGGTGGCCTGGTCAAATCTACAATCCTTTAGATGCGTCAAGTTTTGCGTTGAAGAATCAAGAAAAGAATCATCTTTTGGTTGCGTACTTTGGGGATCAAAGTTACACTTGGTGTAAACCATCTGAACTGAAACCGTTTCAAGAGAATTTTGATCAGATAATAATGCAAACTAAAGCGAAGAAATTTCGTAATGCTGTCAAGGAAGTGTTGAACGAGATTGGTAGAATTGTGGAATCACAGATGACTTGTTCTTGTATTCCAATGGAAGCTCAGATTGGAATAGTTAAACCATTAGCTGTGAACCCAGGAATAAAGGGTGGAGTCGTTGTGCCGGACTGTCGAATTAATGAGTTTTCAAAAATGCATTTCGAGCCTGCCAAGTTTGTTTCAATTCTTAGGTACATTGCAGAAATAGTAGTTTCTCCAACCAGTATGCTCGAACTTATAGTGTTTCGGAGACAGCTGGCGGCATTTAATAGGTCAAGGAGTTGTGGCCAAGTACCTATGAACCAACTAATCCCAGAAGAGAATGCTAGAAGTGAGGTGACCAGCAAAAGCCGCCAGTCTAATGGGCAAACAGGAGACCCTGAAGAAGACTGGCTTGCTTCTCCAACAATCCACGGAATTAGCCAAACCTCGAAAGAGAACTGGTCACAGATTTCAGGGGACAAGTCGCAtcagaagaaaaaacaaagaacaatggTCGACATCATGGCGAATGACATGGATGTTGAACCTGAGAAAGGTGAGACtgatgctgctgaagaagaagatacaGGAAAATCAGTTTTGACGTCCaggaagagaaagaaagatgagGTTTTATCAGACAGTAACATTGCTGATGGTGATTTAGGTAGTGGAAATTCGGTTTCTGCAATGGTAGAGAATAAAGACACGAATGAAGGAACTGCTGATGGTGAAGGAAGTAATGCCAAACATTTTTCAAGGGAAAGGAAGAAGAGCAAGTACTTATCTCCTCCATACACAAATTTAGGCAAAGGAAGTAAACAATGGTCTCATTCAGAAGATTCAGTAACTGAAACCCCAAAGGGTTCAAAAGGTTCCCGTGTAGGGAGGAGAATGAAAAAGGCCATAGACCAACTTTTTGGGTCTAGTCCACTTGTTAAATGTAGCAGTGAAACATTCCACAAGGCTCCACCCGAGGTGTCTTTCGATTCCATGATATCTGAGCAGAAAAAGATTGTTTCCAAACAGAAGTCAGATGAGATGTTTTATGAGTTTGTCACTGCAGCTTTGGATCCTATGTATCTGAAGGAAAATCCTTCTTGCAGCTTAATCAAGGGATTCTTTTCAATTTATAGAAGTTCGTTGTATCATGACGGCTCCAATTACCTAATGTTTAATGGCGGCATGGCTGAACAGTGTGATGAGAATGGAAACCAATTAGAGGCTGACCACCAAACATCCAAGGATCAAGAACTTAAAACATTGCAAACGAAGGATGAGAGGATGTCGATTCCAGATAATGATTTGAAAGAAGTCAATTTGAAGGATGAGAAAACACTGCGGAGTGCTGATAATGTGGcaatgattatcaaaagaaagTATGAGAAGAAGATGCAGAATCCTAACAGTGATCCAAATATTGTCAGTACTAAGAATGAGAACTTGCAGAGTCCTAACGGCGAgcccttgagaatgaagaggaagtatgaaaaaaaattgaagagtCCTGATAGTGAGCCTAAGAATACAGAGGATGATAAAATGTTGCAAAGTGCTAATGGTGAAGCGAAGAGAGTCAAAAGAAAGTACGAGAAAAAGTTGAAGAGCCCGAACTGCGAATTTGATCATATTGCTGGAACAGCAAATCTTCAGCCGAATCCTAGTAAAGAAGCCAATGGTCAAACCTCGGGGGcagttcttcttttgaattttgctTCAGGAGTCCCTTTGCCAACCAAAGGCGATCTAGTAAAAGAGTTCGAAAAGTTTGGGGCTCTGATTGAGTCGAAAACCGAGGTGTTACAGGATTCTAGTTCGGCCCAAGTTTTTTACAGAAGCAGCACCGACGCAGAAGCCGCCTTCACCAGTTCAGGAAAGATCACTAGATTTGGACCTCCTAACATGGTTAGTTATAGGCTCCAGTATCCCTCCACAACTTCCAAAGGACCCGGTCTTAATGAAACCAGCTCTCATCAGCATCTTCCGGGGTTTTCTGAACAGCATAGTAACTCTCATCAGGCTACTCCAGCAAATCAAACCATGCCTGTTCCTCCTGTCGAAGTCAGAGATCCACTGGAATTTATGAAGCAGACACTTCAGATGATGACCTCAACACTGGAGATGTCTGGGGATAAGCTGTCACCAGATATGAAAGCTAAGTTAGAGTGTGAAATTAGAATCTTGTTGCAGAAGGTAACCAAAGGAGATTCATCCTCTTCCCAGTAG